One Acutalibacter muris DNA window includes the following coding sequences:
- a CDS encoding metallophosphoesterase family protein: protein MKVIVLSDVHANIWALDAVLEQEREYDLLCFAGDMIDYGTDPAEVIERFQSCSRAVLVKGNHDGNAVRVFHTEDFRHAPAGQYKWVHHNLERMTGEQAAYIDSLPESAVFQADGWVYLVQHQYRPGSYEVIECRHVFEEHWRRHTPKEYWVAPRRRMVFGHTHRQCVHILGDGMEWLNPGSVSYHRLDDPDKDARYMVITDGSIKMRSLPYPREPLLKETFRQLKAGRMAEQEMRYFFYYFGDAPDFDAPLPDHDSVSG, encoded by the coding sequence GTGAAAGTTATAGTACTGTCAGATGTCCACGCCAATATCTGGGCGCTGGACGCGGTTTTGGAGCAGGAGAGGGAATATGACCTTCTCTGCTTCGCGGGGGATATGATAGACTATGGCACCGACCCCGCCGAAGTGATCGAGCGGTTCCAAAGTTGTTCCAGAGCTGTTTTGGTAAAGGGGAATCACGATGGCAATGCGGTCCGGGTTTTTCATACGGAGGACTTCCGTCATGCACCCGCGGGGCAGTACAAATGGGTCCACCATAATCTGGAGCGGATGACCGGCGAACAGGCAGCCTATATAGATTCTCTCCCTGAAAGCGCCGTGTTTCAGGCGGACGGGTGGGTCTATCTGGTGCAGCACCAGTACCGGCCGGGAAGCTATGAGGTGATCGAATGCCGCCATGTATTTGAGGAGCATTGGAGACGGCATACTCCAAAAGAATATTGGGTCGCTCCCCGACGGCGCATGGTTTTCGGCCACACCCACCGCCAGTGCGTCCATATCCTTGGTGACGGGATGGAGTGGCTCAACCCCGGCAGTGTTTCATACCATCGCCTGGATGATCCGGACAAAGACGCCCGCTATATGGTCATTACCGACGGCAGCATCAAGATGCGCTCCCTGCCCTACCCGAGGGAGCCGCTGCTGAAAGAGACTTTCCGCCAACTGAAAGCCGGCCGCATGGCGGAACAGGAGATGCGTTACTTTTTCTACTATTTTGGAGATGCGCCCGACTTTGATGCACCGCTGCCGGACCATGATTCGGTTAGCGGATGA
- a CDS encoding tyrosine-type recombinase/integrase, whose translation MLKLFSLYLHAMGKSPGTVSVYCQNISQYFRRCEETFGERPSQLYRANVLEYISYMRNIKGYNPKTVNHHLSSLRSYNDWLIESCQQMDTVILKNDFMKIQLQYASPSNVTKKDEEAFRQRLLESGSKRDYAIVTLFAYSGIRRSECADLKLDQVDLTAREIRVIGKGDKQRVVYINDKIVHAMREYLKERNSDSPYFFVSRQSEKLTPSRINQIFNKYSNDISPKTLRYFFCSHALESGFSIHEVSNLAGHSSIQVTMLYTNPTAQAMKDKANKL comes from the coding sequence ATGTTAAAATTATTTTCTCTCTACCTACACGCTATGGGGAAATCCCCCGGAACAGTTTCAGTTTACTGCCAAAATATCTCGCAATATTTTCGGCGGTGCGAGGAGACATTTGGCGAGCGGCCAAGTCAACTTTACCGGGCCAACGTACTGGAATACATCTCCTATATGCGCAACATCAAGGGCTACAATCCCAAGACCGTCAACCACCACCTGTCTTCCCTACGGAGCTACAACGATTGGCTCATAGAATCCTGTCAGCAGATGGACACCGTCATACTGAAGAACGATTTCATGAAAATCCAGCTTCAGTACGCCAGCCCCAGCAATGTTACCAAGAAGGATGAGGAGGCGTTCCGGCAACGACTTTTGGAGAGCGGCAGCAAACGCGACTACGCCATCGTGACCCTGTTCGCCTACTCCGGCATACGGCGGAGTGAGTGCGCTGACCTCAAGCTGGACCAGGTTGATTTGACTGCCAGGGAAATCCGCGTCATCGGCAAGGGCGACAAGCAGCGGGTGGTATACATTAACGACAAGATCGTTCATGCCATGCGTGAATATCTGAAGGAGCGTAACTCCGACAGTCCATACTTCTTTGTCAGCAGGCAAAGTGAGAAGCTGACCCCATCCAGAATCAACCAGATATTTAACAAATATTCAAATGATATTTCTCCAAAAACTTTGAGATATTTTTTCTGTTCTCATGCTTTGGAAAGCGGATTCTCAATTCACGAGGTCAGTAATTTAGCTGGACACAGCTCTATTCAAGTAACCATGCTCTACACCAACCCAAC